CGAGGCAATGTCGCGGATCGGCCAGATATAGCATGGCGTCCAGATTGCCGCTATCGCGCGATACGAGCGGACCAGGTGTAATGATTTCTAGCGGCACGTTATCAACCGATTCCTTGTTGCGGGCAATAAACTGCCCCAACGCCAGGGCAGTCATGTGGATCAGGCAGACGGGGTTCACCGTGGTTGCCGCTAGTTTCCCGTCGCGGATCGCGGCCAGCCCCTCTTTCTGACCGTCCACCGCTGTCACAATCATCTGCGCGTGCGGTGTTCCTTCGAGCGCTGGCAAGCAGGCCAGCGCCATGTCGTCACTGTGAAAGAACGCTCCGGCGATCGGCTCGCGGCTTTGGTCGAGCAACGTCTCGAACGTGTCGCGAGCCGTCTGCTTTTCCCAATCGCACCAGCGGACGCCCCCGCCCAAGACTTCCACGTCGGGATAGTCGGCCAGCGCCTTCTCGAATCCCTCGCGCCGTCCTCGCGCGCCCGAATGCGCGCTCAGCCCGCCGATATGAATTACTTTGCCGCGGCCGTTGATCTTTTGCATCAAGTAGCGGGTGCTACTTTCACCCATGAATACCTGGTTGGGCGTGACCTGGCACCAAACGCCGACGTCGCGCATCCGCTCCGGTTCGACTAGCATCGTATCCATGGAAAGGACGGGCACGCCGCGCTTCTTTAATTGCCGCACCGGTTCTTCCAGCGAGTCGATCTGTACGGCCTGAAAGCAGCAAAAGTCCCAATCGCCATCGACCATGAGGTCGAGCTTGTTGCGCTGCTTTTGCGGGTCGAACTCGCCGTCGAACCAGACGACTTCGACCCCGAGTAGATTTCCCCATAACTCGGCGGTTTCTTTGCCTAACTTGCACCAGGTACTTTGCAGGCCAGCATTACCCATCGCGGCGCGCAGACGCTTTCGGTCTCCCGTTTCGGCCGTGCTCGATGGCGCGCAACCCGCCACGAGTGCCGTTAAGCCTGCGCCGGCCGCGGCAGTTGCCTGCAAGAAGCCCCGTCGGGACGCGGTCGATGAATCTATAGAACTCACGCGGTGTCTCCCAGAAGCCGCCTCAGATAGAAGGGGTCTCGCACGAAGGGCGCGGATTTTCAGACGCATGTTCGCCACTCGCGCCTGGCAACCCCGCGGTTTCCCGCCCGCGAAGACCATCCCGCCAAGACCCGTTCGCCCTCAGAATCGTCACTCTAAACGCGGAAATGCATGCGGGCAAGTCGCGGAATTAGCTCCCGGTCGGCCGCATTTTTGCAGATCAACGAATCTGTTGACGAATCGTTGGCTGCGCCGCTTGCCGCGCGGCGGTCGCTCGCCTAGCCTAAACGCGTCCTTTGTAGCGCCATTCGCGCCGCGCCCGTTCGCCTCATTCTTCGAGTTCCGCCTGGAATTGTTCGCTATGACTAAGTTGCTTGGGTTTTTCGTTCTACCACTCGCCTGCCTAATGCACATCGCGACGGTGATTGCGACCGCAGCGGACCTGCCCAAATCTGCCGAGCCGGTAAAGCTGTTCGAAGTGCCGCATTATTGCGAAGGGGTGGTGTTCGACCAGGCGGGACAGGGTTACGTCAGCGAAGGGGACACGATCGTTCAGTTCTCGCTCGATGGTTCGCACCGCAACTGGGCCGTCACCGGGGCGCCCAATGGCCACAAGGTGCTGGCCGACGGCACGCACTTGGTCTGCGATGCCAGTCGACACGCCGTGCTACGTCTGGCGGCGGACGGAAAATTGCTCGATCCCGCATCGACCGAATGCGACGGCGCGCCCCTGCGCGGGCCGAATGATCTGACGCTCGACACGCCGAACGGGAGTTTCTATTTCACGGATCCAAGCGAGTCGAGTCTCGAAAAGCCGATAGGTACCGTCCATTATGTGGACGCAAAGGGGAAGACGCACCTGTGCGACAGTGGGTTGGCGTTTCCCAACGGCATCGCCCTGACGGCCGACGGTAAGCATCTGTACTTAGGCGAAAGCCAGAGGAACCGCGTTCATGTTTATGACGTCGAAGCGCCGGGTCGGCTCGTAAACCGCCGCGTGCTAGCCGACCTGCCGAAGAAGGATGAAGCCAAGGGGCAAATCGACAATCAACCGGACGGCATGTGCCTGGATGCGGCCGGCAATCTGTACGTCGCACACTATGGCATGCGCGAGGTGCAGGTCCTGAGCCCTGAGGGGAAGCTAGTCGCACGCTATCCAGGTGGTAACTTGACCACAAGTAACGTGGCCTTTGGCGGACCAAACATGGACCAGCTATTCGTTACCGGCGGCCTGGCTGCCGAAGCCGGAGGCGGTGGGTTGTTCCGGCTTGACCTGGGCGTAAAGGGGCTGGTGATTTTGCCCCCAAAGAAGCCGTAGTCCCGCGCGAAGAAAATTCGCAGCGAACGTTACGCGGCGTGCAACTGTGAAGCTGCCGCAGACGTTTGACGATAGGCTTCGCACAGGTGCGCGCCGATTTCCAGCGCCAGCAAATCGGCACGGTTCATCACATGACGAGCGCTACGATTACCGAGCCCCCGCAGCAGGTTTTCCAGCGCATTCAGGTGCAACTCAAGCGTTTGAGCGGGCGAGACGCCAGCCGCCGCGAGTATTTGAGCCAGCGCGAGCATTTCGACCGAAAGATTGCCCGACCCCATCATGACGTAGGTGCGAAGCAATTCCCGATAGTGCGTTTCCAATTGCGCTGGCAGCGGAGTGCGCGAAACGCCTTCTTCGCGTGCCTCACCGGTTGCGTTTCGCGCGTATCCCTGTGCTGTCGCGGCTAATGCATCCAACTCTCTGATCAGGCCGCGCTGCTCGCTGAGAAGTTGCCCGGCGTCGCCTTGCTCGATTTCCAGTCGGTGCTGATCGGCTTGGGCGAGGCGTCGATTCTCGCGCAATAGGTAGTGTCGTTCGATCGCCCGGGCGACGACCCATAGCAAGGTGCGTGTCGTCGTACTCTGTACAGAGACGTACGCGTCGGCATTGGCTTCCAGGCAGAGGGCCGTCATTTCGGACTCGTCCTGGCTGCCGAGCACGATCAGCGGCTCGTCACAGCCGGCGGTATGCATGGCCTCGGCCAGGGCGAGCGCATCGAGTTGGCCCGGCTGATGCCCTACTAAGACGGCGTCATAATGATCGTCCCGTAACCGGCTGAGGCCTGCCGCGAAGCCGATTGCCTCTTCGAGCACAACTTCCGACGCGCTGTCGGCTGCCAGAGCCTCGGCCAGCCAACCCCCGGTGCGCTCGTACGTCGTGACATACAAAACGCGCATCCGCGGCGGCAACGCCCCGGGGCGCGGTACAAATGACTTCGGCGAGCCTTTGAGAGCAGGACGCACGCGAGGTATCCTGTTAACGGTACTTGTTTCGCATCAGCGGGCGAGAGACAACTAGCACGCCGACGCTGGGCACTACAATGACCAGGCACGACTGCTAGCGGCCGGGACTCTAGCGGTGTTGGCAAAACGCGTCAATCTCAGCCAGCGGACATCGTCGCAACCGATAAAATATTGCGACGAATACCGGGGCTGTAGCAATTCTCTAACGCATTTCCAGGAACATTTCTTATTCGGCTGGCGGACTTGACCGCCGGTGTGAGGCGACGAGCACGAACGTGAAAATTGCATATCTAGACTGCATGAGTGGTATCAGCGGTGACATGACCCTGGGCGCGCTGGTGGACGCCGGTGTCGAGTTGGCTGCGCTCAACGAAGCCGTCGAATCGTTGGGAATCGCCGGCTGTCGCCTAGTGGCCAGCGAAGTAAAAAAGAACGGCTTTCGCGCCACGCAGATCACGGTCGAGCATCAGCCTGAGCATGCCCATCGCCACCTGCACCATATCACGGACATGATCGACGCCAGCCGTTT
This portion of the Pirellulales bacterium genome encodes:
- a CDS encoding SMP-30/gluconolactonase/LRE family protein, which gives rise to MTKLLGFFVLPLACLMHIATVIATAADLPKSAEPVKLFEVPHYCEGVVFDQAGQGYVSEGDTIVQFSLDGSHRNWAVTGAPNGHKVLADGTHLVCDASRHAVLRLAADGKLLDPASTECDGAPLRGPNDLTLDTPNGSFYFTDPSESSLEKPIGTVHYVDAKGKTHLCDSGLAFPNGIALTADGKHLYLGESQRNRVHVYDVEAPGRLVNRRVLADLPKKDEAKGQIDNQPDGMCLDAAGNLYVAHYGMREVQVLSPEGKLVARYPGGNLTTSNVAFGGPNMDQLFVTGGLAAEAGGGGLFRLDLGVKGLVILPPKKP
- a CDS encoding sugar ABC transporter substrate-binding protein, which codes for MSSIDSSTASRRGFLQATAAAGAGLTALVAGCAPSSTAETGDRKRLRAAMGNAGLQSTWCKLGKETAELWGNLLGVEVVWFDGEFDPQKQRNKLDLMVDGDWDFCCFQAVQIDSLEEPVRQLKKRGVPVLSMDTMLVEPERMRDVGVWCQVTPNQVFMGESSTRYLMQKINGRGKVIHIGGLSAHSGARGRREGFEKALADYPDVEVLGGGVRWCDWEKQTARDTFETLLDQSREPIAGAFFHSDDMALACLPALEGTPHAQMIVTAVDGQKEGLAAIRDGKLAATTVNPVCLIHMTALALGQFIARNKESVDNVPLEIITPGPLVSRDSGNLDAMLYLADPRHCLV